Proteins encoded in a region of the Rickettsia bellii RML369-C genome:
- a CDS encoding DEAD/DEAH box helicase: MYNQSDEQVKNVLDVWKIIEVLTPFKNDTLTKYFEAIEEYKEGQDKREKFYHKLKDHEALYLLKDAPFENFDKSELKIDLTKSKVEVYWNIYLGYLKWSEAEVAILKKINKLSQINEEVLQDHINQNNLALTPIAALTTDENMIYMPNTMVISTAAYALGEITRHDFCEEDFKKLINFNDVDNNLINEALNFAEITPLGERKLNLESIKNIINFLVEEFAIDQKYLVSHSEICVRRVVSIEEIDEEKEDKQNFKDISKNKNANFSKVPSLEIFNSFFLKPLSFVRYNIKNISNGSAISKYLGKENKPDSIDVLENIDVLKDLLSPNKMSFSRWPSSPQNSPATLQAAAVNTMLLNSSENLFAVNGPPGTGKTTLMFDIIANLYVERALKLTDLACPTDGFGKDKKNYPNPPSSKVFTHYIKALKPELQNYGMVVASSNNNAVENISKEISLYSKIDTLYHKDLSYFKQLVPNKDKNLSWGTFAAALGNNKNKAKFTNKFWKYKKNQQNKDDKREVHHAMLQYLNLLVNNKCEDKAPEHYKPEYYSAGIKDEWNKACTEFLTLHKEIDQTYKYIESVIDLNKERHSILKKHDIYEDNEHTKKYLESILTNTKNQIELNKRKIDDYDLGYFKSLHKLFKTRTYRTHKELLQRHEDQLNYEKSIVNDLKRLMDIGELLLEPHRFLKNRNFDVEAFENDSFWDKKLSDLHKTQPCFNIEFEKLKSKLFIQAVKLHEIFIHANADSFWHSLKYFFDIVMNSSIAGDTEMNKIAWQNFFTVIPLVSTTFHSFDRMFDSVGHNEISWLLVDEAGQIPPQYAASAIFKSKNVIIVGDPMQTEPVSILKQDLTEALCKKFNILSTDWSPHKVSVQHLADRNSLYQTKYSKSTVGFPLLVHRRCQNPMFDIFNKIAYDNKMIYAVAPPELVIRKILKTSRWINVVDNNIKKSKHESEAEFNALLEILEPILKHPDSAELLNQIYIITMYKSFSLYIQKSIKDKFLALSKNQKIPKKLQDFYTNNIGTIHAFQGKENDTVIMMLGAQRPQDTGTRNVMTKKPNVLNVGISRAKNNLYIIGNAEIWLKHDYMKDIYNMLS; this comes from the coding sequence ATGTATAATCAATCGGACGAGCAAGTTAAAAATGTTCTGGATGTATGGAAGATTATTGAAGTACTAACTCCCTTTAAAAATGATACTTTAACTAAATATTTTGAAGCAATAGAGGAATATAAAGAAGGACAAGATAAACGAGAAAAATTTTATCATAAACTAAAAGATCATGAAGCCCTCTATTTATTAAAGGATGCTCCTTTTGAAAATTTTGACAAAAGTGAGCTGAAGATAGATTTAACTAAAAGTAAAGTTGAAGTTTATTGGAATATTTATTTAGGGTATTTAAAATGGTCAGAAGCAGAAGTAGCTATTTTAAAAAAGATAAATAAGTTATCACAAATAAACGAAGAAGTTTTACAAGATCACATCAACCAAAATAATTTAGCTCTCACTCCTATTGCCGCACTAACAACAGATGAAAATATGATCTATATGCCAAATACAATGGTTATTTCCACAGCAGCTTACGCATTAGGAGAAATTACAAGACATGATTTTTGCGAAGAAGATTTTAAAAAACTAATTAACTTTAATGATGTAGATAATAACTTAATAAACGAGGCATTGAATTTTGCAGAAATTACACCTTTAGGAGAAAGAAAGTTAAACTTAGAAAGCATCAAAAATATTATTAATTTCTTAGTTGAAGAATTTGCAATTGATCAAAAATATTTAGTTAGTCATTCTGAAATTTGCGTTAGAAGAGTTGTATCAATTGAAGAAATAGATGAAGAAAAAGAGGATAAACAAAACTTTAAGGATATTTCAAAGAATAAAAATGCTAATTTCTCTAAAGTGCCATCTTTAGAAATATTTAATAGTTTTTTTCTAAAACCTCTTAGCTTTGTTAGATATAATATCAAAAATATTTCTAACGGATCAGCAATTTCTAAATATTTAGGAAAAGAAAATAAACCAGATTCTATAGATGTGCTAGAAAATATAGATGTTTTAAAAGATTTACTTTCTCCAAATAAAATGTCATTTTCTCGTTGGCCATCATCACCGCAAAATTCACCAGCTACTTTACAAGCAGCAGCGGTTAATACAATGTTACTTAATTCTTCAGAAAATCTTTTTGCTGTTAATGGTCCGCCAGGAACAGGAAAAACAACTTTAATGTTTGATATTATTGCAAATCTTTACGTTGAAAGAGCTTTAAAACTAACTGATTTAGCGTGTCCTACAGACGGCTTTGGTAAAGATAAAAAAAACTATCCAAATCCTCCGTCATCCAAAGTTTTTACGCATTATATAAAAGCTTTAAAGCCGGAGTTACAAAATTACGGTATGGTTGTAGCTTCATCAAACAATAATGCCGTTGAAAATATATCTAAAGAAATATCGTTGTATAGCAAAATAGATACTCTATACCACAAAGATTTGAGTTATTTTAAACAACTTGTACCTAACAAAGATAAAAATCTAAGCTGGGGTACTTTTGCAGCAGCTTTAGGTAATAATAAAAATAAAGCAAAATTTACAAATAAGTTTTGGAAATATAAGAAAAATCAGCAAAATAAAGATGATAAGAGAGAAGTTCATCACGCAATGCTTCAATATTTAAATTTACTTGTTAATAATAAATGTGAAGATAAAGCTCCTGAACATTATAAACCTGAATATTATAGTGCAGGAATTAAAGATGAATGGAACAAAGCTTGTACTGAATTTTTAACCTTACATAAGGAAATTGATCAAACTTATAAATATATTGAGTCGGTTATTGATCTTAATAAGGAAAGACACAGCATATTGAAAAAACATGATATTTATGAAGATAATGAGCATACAAAAAAATATTTAGAATCGATTTTAACCAATACAAAAAATCAGATAGAACTCAATAAAAGAAAAATTGACGATTACGATCTAGGTTATTTCAAATCTCTTCATAAATTATTCAAAACAAGAACATATCGTACACATAAAGAATTATTACAAAGACACGAAGATCAGTTAAATTATGAAAAATCAATCGTAAATGATCTTAAAAGATTGATGGACATAGGCGAGCTTTTATTAGAACCGCATAGATTCTTAAAAAATAGAAATTTTGATGTTGAGGCTTTTGAAAATGATTCATTTTGGGATAAAAAATTAAGTGATTTACATAAAACTCAACCTTGCTTTAATATTGAATTTGAAAAATTAAAATCAAAATTATTTATTCAGGCAGTTAAGTTACATGAAATATTTATACATGCTAATGCTGATAGTTTTTGGCATAGCTTGAAGTATTTTTTTGATATAGTAATGAATTCTTCCATAGCGGGTGATACTGAAATGAATAAAATTGCTTGGCAAAATTTCTTTACGGTTATACCGCTTGTCTCAACAACTTTCCATTCATTTGATAGAATGTTTGACAGTGTTGGACATAATGAAATTTCTTGGTTACTTGTTGATGAAGCAGGGCAAATACCTCCACAATATGCAGCTAGTGCTATTTTTAAGTCTAAGAATGTTATAATAGTAGGCGATCCGATGCAAACAGAACCGGTTTCTATACTTAAACAAGATTTAACTGAAGCATTATGTAAAAAGTTTAATATTTTATCTACAGATTGGTCACCGCATAAAGTTTCCGTGCAACATTTAGCAGATCGTAATTCCTTATATCAAACTAAATATAGCAAAAGTACAGTCGGCTTTCCGTTGTTAGTCCATAGAAGATGTCAAAACCCAATGTTTGATATATTTAACAAAATTGCTTATGACAATAAAATGATTTATGCAGTAGCACCGCCAGAATTAGTAATTAGAAAAATTTTAAAAACATCAAGATGGATCAATGTTGTTGATAACAATATTAAAAAATCTAAACATGAATCAGAAGCAGAATTTAATGCATTGCTTGAGATTCTCGAACCTATTTTAAAACATCCAGATTCAGCTGAGTTATTAAATCAGATTTATATAATAACGATGTATAAAAGCTTTAGTCTTTATATACAAAAAAGTATCAAGGATAAATTCTTAGCATTAAGTAAAAATCAAAAAATACCTAAAAAATTACAAGATTTTTATACTAACAATATCGGCACGATACATGCTTTTCAGGGCAAAGAAAACGATACGGTTATTATGATGCTAGGGGCTCAACGTCCTCAAGATACAGGCACTAGAAATGTTATGACTAAAAAGCCTAACGTTTTAAACGTCGGTATTAGTAGAGCAAAAAATAATCTCTATATTATTGGTAATGCTGAGATTTGGTTGAAGCATGATTATATGAAAGATATATATAATATGCTTTCTTAG
- the gmk gene encoding guanylate kinase, which yields MTKNKGLIIILSSPSGAGKSSLAKALLEIDHNLRLSISATTRKPRPNEQDGVNYYFKTKVEFEKLVKQNQFLEHAKIYDNYYGTPKKHVENLLNQGLDVLFDIDWQGARSIKQNAVNAVSIFILPPNLEVLEQRLRNRAADNEEAIQLRMASAQAEISHSNEYDHIITNDDFNDTIQQIHTIILQERKKRN from the coding sequence ATGACAAAAAATAAAGGGTTGATCATAATTTTATCTTCCCCATCTGGTGCAGGTAAATCAAGCTTAGCAAAGGCATTATTAGAAATCGATCATAATCTACGCTTATCAATTTCGGCAACTACTAGAAAACCACGACCAAATGAGCAAGATGGAGTAAATTACTATTTTAAAACTAAAGTTGAGTTTGAGAAATTAGTTAAACAAAATCAATTTCTTGAACATGCTAAAATATATGATAATTATTATGGCACCCCTAAAAAACATGTCGAAAATTTGTTAAATCAAGGGCTAGATGTTTTATTCGATATTGATTGGCAAGGTGCAAGGAGTATAAAGCAAAATGCAGTTAATGCCGTTTCTATATTTATTTTACCTCCTAACCTTGAAGTACTGGAGCAACGTTTAAGAAATAGAGCTGCTGATAATGAAGAAGCAATACAACTACGCATGGCTTCAGCACAAGCAGAAATATCGCACTCTAACGAGTATGATCATATAATTACTAACGATGATTTTAACGATACTATTCAACAAATACATACAATTATTTTACAAGAACGGAAGAAGCGGAATTAA
- a CDS encoding AbrB/MazE/SpoVT family DNA-binding domain-containing protein translates to MYNNHKRKNVERVLTSMDQHGRVLIPVSIRERFNMHPGEKITIEIQDNEVKIINVDNVIDEIHKIFMKNQHNKKSSIVDDFIANKRQEYFIEEARSKK, encoded by the coding sequence ATGTATAATAATCATAAAAGAAAAAATGTGGAAAGAGTATTAACTAGCATGGATCAGCATGGCAGAGTGCTTATACCTGTATCAATTAGAGAAAGGTTTAATATGCACCCTGGTGAGAAAATAACTATAGAAATTCAAGATAATGAAGTTAAAATCATAAATGTTGATAACGTGATTGACGAAATACATAAAATCTTTATGAAAAATCAGCACAATAAAAAATCATCCATAGTAGATGATTTTATCGCTAATAAACGTCAAGAATATTTCATAGAAGAAGCAAGAAGTAAAAAATAA
- a CDS encoding type II toxin-antitoxin system VapC family toxin, protein MSKIIFDASALIALFAKEEGYLFIKKHMKDAVISSVNIAEVYKYCIEVQGLQKDDAEIVIKLSDIKIIDFCHDQALISASIIHKTKAHGLSLGDRACIALAIFKNYPILTCDKIWKKLELDVQFIMAR, encoded by the coding sequence ATGTCGAAAATAATATTTGATGCATCAGCATTAATTGCTTTATTTGCTAAAGAAGAAGGTTATTTGTTTATTAAAAAGCATATGAAAGATGCGGTGATTTCAAGTGTAAATATTGCTGAAGTTTATAAGTATTGCATAGAAGTGCAAGGCTTGCAAAAAGATGATGCTGAGATTGTTATTAAATTATCGGATATAAAAATTATAGATTTTTGTCATGATCAAGCTCTAATTAGTGCAAGCATTATTCATAAAACTAAAGCTCATGGTCTATCACTTGGAGATAGAGCATGTATTGCACTTGCTATATTTAAAAATTATCCTATTCTTACTTGCGATAAGATTTGGAAAAAACTAGAATTAGATGTTCAGTTTATTATGGCACGATAA